The following coding sequences are from one Mesorhizobium onobrychidis window:
- a CDS encoding helix-turn-helix domain-containing protein: MALPSTAIRSEQENRERLLAGDIRALRRARGLTLAETGLKVGRSVGWVSQVERGLSIPSLSDLRAFAELFGVPVSLFFSHDVPVENERGVVVRAGSRRTLGTSDSGLVEELLSPDLGGSFEMLRSVFAPGAELKTEARRPTEEAGYVASGSFDIEISGVWHKLGEGDSFRFDGKPFRWRNPGAEPAVVIWVVSPPVY; this comes from the coding sequence ATGGCTTTGCCCTCAACCGCCATCAGATCGGAGCAGGAAAACCGCGAACGGCTGCTGGCCGGCGATATCAGGGCGCTGCGCAGGGCGCGCGGGCTGACGCTTGCCGAGACGGGACTGAAGGTCGGCCGCTCCGTCGGCTGGGTCAGTCAGGTCGAGCGCGGCCTGTCGATACCATCGCTTAGCGATCTGCGCGCCTTCGCAGAATTGTTCGGCGTGCCGGTCAGTCTGTTCTTCAGTCACGACGTGCCCGTCGAGAACGAGCGCGGCGTGGTCGTGCGCGCCGGCAGCCGCCGCACGCTTGGCACAAGCGATTCCGGCCTGGTGGAGGAGCTTCTGTCGCCCGATCTCGGCGGTAGCTTCGAGATGCTGCGTTCGGTCTTCGCGCCGGGTGCTGAACTGAAGACCGAAGCGCGCCGACCGACGGAGGAAGCCGGATATGTCGCTTCCGGCAGCTTCGACATCGAGATATCAGGCGTCTGGCACAAGCTTGGCGAAGGCGACTCCTTTCGCTTCGACGGCAAGCCGTTCCGCTGGCGCAATCCTGGAGCGGAGCCAGCGGTAGTCATCTGGGTGGTTTCGCCACCTGTTTATTGA
- a CDS encoding sarcosine oxidase subunit delta, with the protein MLITCPYCGPRDVIEFTYQGDGNRERPQPASQDLDAWNAYVYDRLNPAGDHNEIWQHSGGCRAHLRVVRNTLTHEISSVAFARGDHKSVARHKTEGKS; encoded by the coding sequence ATGCTGATTACCTGCCCCTATTGCGGCCCGCGCGACGTCATCGAGTTCACCTATCAGGGTGACGGCAACCGTGAGCGCCCTCAACCTGCCTCGCAGGACCTCGATGCCTGGAACGCCTATGTCTACGACCGGTTGAATCCGGCGGGTGACCACAACGAGATCTGGCAGCATTCCGGCGGCTGCCGCGCCCATCTCAGGGTCGTTCGCAACACGCTGACACACGAGATCTCCAGCGTCGCCTTCGCGCGCGGCGACCACAAATCCGTTGCGCGGCACAAGACGGAGGGCAAGTCATGA
- a CDS encoding sarcosine oxidase subunit alpha: MSPRRTDSGGRIDRLRTIRFTFDGAPYTGHAGDTLASALLANGVTVFGRSFKYHRPRGVLTSGVEEPNALVTVLRDEVREPNIAATMVEIYDGLTAVSQNRFPSLAWDVSAVNQLGGKLLSAGFYYKTFMGPAIGPLKSTRFWMFCEHFIRRAAGLGRAGTAADTARYERMNAFCDVLVVGSGPAGLMAARAAADQGARVILSELEPRFGGSANWSGETIDRMPGADWAARAAGQLEGYDNVRLLPRTTVWGYYDGNVLAALERVTDHKERPGKGEPRHRYWTIRAKSVVLATGSFERPLVFPGNDRPGVMLAHAAERYANEYGVLPGNRIALFTNNDSAYRSALALKKAGASIVAIVDVRPELSSEMRELADEAEAKSFSAHAVVATEGGKALSGIKVQRFDMINGALAGDARSIQADCLLMSGGWSPTIHLASQAGAKAEWNAARQAFLPPKPTPRWPTWIGAGAFTGSFSTAEAIAEGRAAGLSAAGGTGTPAALPVVEAAPGDPDPAPVFEIRADGKSFVDFQHDVTAEDVRLAHREGFISVEHLKRYTTLGMATDQGKSSNIPGLAIMAEALGKPIPEVGTTRFRPPFSAVSIGSLAAERFGDLKPERLTPMHDWHVADGATMYSAGLWYRPMIYGLSGETIEQAYVREARATRESAGIVDVSTLGKIAVQGPDAAEFLDRVYTNMFSTLAVGKARYGLMLREDGLAFDDGTTWRLGEQDFLMTTTTANAGKVMQHLEYFLDVIWPELKVHVTSVTDEWAGAAIGGPKARAILAACVTGTAVDNAALPFMGIVHGKISGVPVMICRLSFSGEMAFEVYSGAGYGTHVWEALIEAGKPFGLVTYGLEALGTMRIEKGHVTGAEIDGRTTARDLHLDWMLSKKKPFIGSAMMDREGLIAPGRLELVGLISLDNQPLNGGAHIVEALDEANPHDSIGHITACCYSPALGKYIALALVKDGKARRGARAHISDPLRNRFGPVEIVSNHFFDPDGSRMHG; the protein is encoded by the coding sequence ATGAGCCCGCGCCGCACCGATTCCGGTGGCCGGATCGACCGGCTGCGAACCATCCGGTTCACCTTCGACGGCGCGCCCTACACCGGCCATGCCGGCGACACGCTTGCCTCAGCGCTGCTGGCCAACGGTGTCACCGTGTTCGGGCGCTCGTTCAAATATCACCGCCCGCGCGGCGTTCTGACATCAGGCGTCGAGGAGCCGAACGCCCTGGTGACGGTGTTGCGGGACGAGGTTCGCGAGCCCAACATCGCCGCAACCATGGTCGAGATCTATGACGGGCTGACCGCTGTCAGCCAGAACCGCTTTCCATCGCTGGCCTGGGATGTCAGCGCCGTCAACCAGCTCGGCGGCAAGCTTCTGTCCGCCGGCTTCTATTACAAGACCTTCATGGGACCCGCCATCGGCCCGCTGAAGAGCACGCGTTTCTGGATGTTCTGCGAGCATTTCATCCGCCGCGCCGCCGGTCTCGGCCGTGCCGGGACCGCTGCAGACACGGCGCGTTATGAGCGCATGAACGCTTTCTGCGATGTGCTGGTGGTCGGCTCCGGTCCGGCCGGGCTGATGGCCGCCAGGGCAGCCGCCGATCAGGGCGCGCGTGTCATCCTCAGCGAGCTCGAGCCGCGTTTCGGCGGCTCGGCCAACTGGTCGGGCGAGACGATCGACAGGATGCCCGGGGCGGACTGGGCAGCGCGAGCCGCCGGCCAGCTCGAAGGCTATGACAATGTCCGCCTGCTGCCGCGCACCACGGTCTGGGGCTATTACGACGGCAACGTGCTCGCCGCGCTTGAACGGGTCACCGACCATAAGGAGAGGCCCGGCAAGGGCGAACCGCGCCATCGCTATTGGACCATTCGCGCCAAGTCGGTGGTGCTGGCCACCGGCTCCTTCGAGCGGCCGCTAGTGTTTCCAGGCAACGACCGGCCGGGTGTGATGCTGGCGCATGCCGCCGAGCGCTACGCCAACGAGTACGGCGTGCTGCCGGGCAACAGGATCGCGCTCTTCACCAACAACGACAGCGCCTATCGCTCCGCCCTTGCGCTGAAGAAGGCCGGTGCGTCGATCGTCGCCATCGTCGATGTGCGGCCGGAGCTTTCGAGCGAGATGCGCGAGCTCGCCGATGAAGCGGAGGCCAAGAGCTTTTCCGCTCACGCCGTGGTCGCCACCGAAGGCGGCAAGGCGCTGTCCGGCATCAAGGTGCAGCGCTTCGACATGATCAACGGCGCGCTTGCCGGCGACGCGCGCAGCATTCAAGCCGACTGCCTGCTGATGTCGGGAGGCTGGTCGCCAACCATCCATCTGGCCAGCCAGGCGGGCGCCAAGGCGGAATGGAATGCCGCCCGGCAGGCCTTCCTGCCGCCGAAGCCGACGCCGAGATGGCCAACATGGATTGGCGCCGGCGCCTTCACCGGCAGCTTTTCCACCGCTGAGGCAATCGCCGAAGGCCGCGCCGCCGGCCTTTCCGCGGCGGGTGGAACGGGTACGCCAGCGGCCCTGCCAGTCGTCGAAGCCGCACCCGGCGATCCCGATCCGGCGCCGGTGTTCGAGATCAGGGCTGATGGAAAAAGCTTCGTCGATTTCCAGCACGACGTGACCGCGGAGGATGTGCGGCTGGCGCATCGCGAAGGCTTCATCTCGGTCGAGCATCTGAAGCGTTACACCACGCTCGGCATGGCGACCGACCAGGGCAAGAGCTCCAACATACCCGGCCTCGCCATCATGGCCGAGGCGTTGGGCAAGCCGATCCCCGAAGTCGGCACGACACGCTTTCGCCCACCCTTTTCGGCGGTGTCGATCGGCTCGTTGGCCGCCGAGCGGTTCGGCGACCTGAAACCCGAGCGGCTGACGCCGATGCATGACTGGCACGTCGCCGACGGCGCGACCATGTATTCGGCCGGCCTCTGGTATCGCCCGATGATCTACGGGCTTTCAGGCGAAACGATCGAGCAGGCCTATGTGCGCGAAGCCAGGGCGACGCGCGAAAGCGCCGGCATCGTCGATGTCTCGACGCTGGGCAAGATCGCCGTGCAGGGTCCGGACGCGGCGGAATTCCTCGACCGGGTCTACACCAACATGTTCTCGACGCTGGCCGTCGGCAAGGCCCGCTACGGGCTGATGCTGCGCGAGGACGGCCTCGCCTTCGACGACGGCACGACGTGGCGGCTCGGCGAACAGGATTTCTTGATGACCACCACCACCGCCAATGCCGGCAAGGTGATGCAGCATCTGGAGTATTTCCTCGACGTCATCTGGCCGGAGCTGAAGGTCCATGTCACTTCGGTGACCGACGAATGGGCGGGGGCGGCGATCGGCGGGCCAAAGGCGCGAGCCATTCTTGCTGCTTGCGTCACCGGCACTGCCGTCGACAACGCCGCACTGCCTTTCATGGGCATCGTGCACGGCAAGATATCGGGCGTGCCGGTGATGATCTGCCGGCTTTCCTTCTCCGGCGAAATGGCCTTCGAAGTTTACTCCGGCGCCGGGTACGGCACCCATGTCTGGGAAGCGTTGATCGAAGCCGGCAAGCCGTTCGGACTGGTGACTTACGGGCTTGAGGCGCTGGGCACGATGCGCATCGAGAAAGGCCACGTCACCGGCGCCGAGATCGACGGCCGCACCACGGCGCGCGACCTGCATCTCGACTGGATGCTGTCCAAGAAGAAGCCCTTCATCGGCTCGGCGATGATGGATCGCGAGGGGCTGATCGCGCCCGGACGTCTGGAACTCGTCGGCCTGATTTCGCTGGACAACCAGCCGCTCAACGGCGGCGCGCACATCGTCGAGGCGCTTGACGAAGCCAATCCGCACGATTCCATCGGCCACATCACCGCTTGCTGTTATTCGCCGGCGCTCGGCAAGTACATCGCGCTCGCTTTGGTCAAGGATGGCAAGGCACGGCGCGGCGCGCGCGCCCATATCTCCGATCCCCTGCGCAACCGGTTCGGCCCGGTCGAGATCGTCTCCAACCACTTCTTTGATCCGGACGGGAGCCGCATGCATGGTTGA
- a CDS encoding sarcosine oxidase subunit gamma, with translation MVERQSPLELELRTGSHGDFEHGIDVILSETRPRSILQLAAWPGQEKKLISGIRTVTGLALPDGAGAGSTDGVRSVFGFAPGKFTVVDEAEGLAPAFANIVTPAIGTVTDLSHGRTAIRIAGPKAEWVLAKFFAIDFALPAFPVGAGRSTMHHDVFAQIQRTGADQFDIYVFRSFARSFWKALCHASEEVGYEVQ, from the coding sequence ATGGTTGAGCGCCAATCACCACTTGAGCTGGAGCTGCGCACCGGCTCGCATGGCGATTTCGAACACGGCATCGATGTCATCCTCTCCGAAACCAGGCCGAGATCGATCCTGCAGCTCGCTGCCTGGCCGGGCCAGGAGAAGAAGTTGATATCAGGCATCCGCACCGTTACCGGCCTTGCGCTGCCCGATGGCGCCGGCGCCGGCAGCACCGATGGCGTGAGGTCGGTGTTTGGTTTTGCGCCGGGAAAATTCACCGTGGTCGACGAGGCCGAGGGCCTGGCACCGGCCTTTGCCAATATCGTCACCCCGGCGATAGGCACGGTGACCGACCTGTCGCACGGCCGCACCGCGATCCGCATCGCCGGACCGAAGGCCGAATGGGTGCTGGCGAAATTCTTCGCCATCGACTTCGCGCTGCCGGCCTTCCCGGTCGGCGCCGGCCGCTCGACCATGCATCATGACGTCTTCGCCCAGATCCAGCGCACCGGCGCCGACCAGTTCGACATTTATGTATTCCGGTCGTTTGCGCGCTCATTCTGGAAGGCGCTCTGCCACGCGAGCGAGGAAGTCGGCTACGAAGTGCAGTAG
- a CDS encoding GcvT family protein encodes MAGFPTTARVVIIGGGVVGASSLYHLAKAGWTDCLLLEKNELTSGSTWHAAGNVPTFSSSWSLMNMQRYSTELYRGLADAVGYPMNYHVTGSLRLAHTAERMQEFQRAKGMGRYQGMDIDVVGLDEIKRRYPFIETHELKGALYDPSDGDIDPAQLTQALAKGARDMGAKIIRFCPVTGVRREKDEWVVETAQGEIRCEIVVNAAGYRAAEVGKMFGRDVPMMVMSHQYILFEEIPELAAWSKEQGKKLPLLRDVDTSYYLRQEKNGMNLGPYERNCRAHWVGHNDPMPDDFSFQLFPDDLDRLEDYLADAVARVPILGTAGLSKVINGPIPYAPDGNPLIGPMPGVPNAFEACVFTFGIAQGGGAGKVLAEWVTGGQTEWDMWFCDPRRFTSFAAAPDYCVAKGMEIYGNEYAIQFPRHAWPAGRDRKLSPIHDRIKAIGACFDAYSGWERATWYAQAGDDVSEAATLTFRRDGPWQHRVREECLAVRDAAGILDLPGFSRFNLDGPGAAEWLSQQVTGLVPKPGRIGLVYFADDKGRIVTEMSVARHDENLMTLITAAVAQWHDFEWLKSRMPKDASFKLVDRTEEYATQILAGPNARKILADVCTADLALPWLTHQETTIAGRWARLVRVSFAGELGWEIHTKVNDAAAVFDAVWAAGQKHGLKPFGMYALDSLRLEKGYRAWKGDLSTDYSILQGGLERFVKWDKPDFRGKAALLNEKQQGVKKRFVTLVIENPGDCDAPTMSTLWHDGRIVGETTSGGWGHRIDKSIALGMLRADLTEPGTAVEVEIFGERFKAVVQKDEPLWDPKNERLRA; translated from the coding sequence ATGGCCGGTTTTCCGACCACGGCACGTGTGGTGATCATCGGAGGCGGTGTTGTCGGCGCCTCCTCGCTCTATCATCTCGCCAAGGCGGGCTGGACCGACTGCTTGCTCCTGGAAAAGAACGAGCTCACCTCCGGCTCGACCTGGCATGCGGCCGGCAACGTGCCGACCTTCTCCTCGTCATGGTCGCTGATGAACATGCAGCGCTATTCGACGGAGCTCTATCGCGGGCTGGCCGACGCGGTCGGCTATCCCATGAACTACCACGTCACCGGCTCGCTCAGGCTGGCCCATACGGCCGAGCGCATGCAGGAGTTCCAGCGCGCCAAGGGCATGGGCCGCTATCAGGGCATGGACATCGATGTGGTCGGGCTCGACGAGATCAAGCGCCGCTACCCGTTCATCGAAACGCATGAGCTGAAGGGCGCGCTCTACGATCCGAGCGACGGCGACATCGACCCGGCGCAGCTGACCCAGGCGCTGGCCAAGGGCGCCCGCGACATGGGTGCGAAGATCATTCGCTTCTGTCCAGTCACCGGCGTGCGCCGCGAGAAGGACGAGTGGGTGGTCGAGACCGCGCAGGGCGAGATTCGCTGCGAGATCGTCGTCAACGCCGCCGGCTACCGTGCGGCCGAAGTCGGCAAGATGTTCGGCCGCGACGTGCCGATGATGGTGATGAGCCATCAATATATCCTGTTCGAGGAAATCCCCGAACTGGCCGCGTGGTCGAAAGAGCAAGGCAAGAAACTGCCGCTGCTGCGCGACGTCGACACCTCCTATTATCTGCGCCAGGAAAAGAACGGCATGAATCTCGGCCCGTATGAGCGCAATTGCCGTGCGCATTGGGTCGGCCACAATGACCCGATGCCTGATGATTTTTCGTTCCAGCTGTTCCCCGACGATCTCGACCGGCTGGAGGACTATCTGGCCGATGCCGTTGCCCGCGTGCCGATTCTCGGCACCGCCGGACTGTCCAAGGTCATCAACGGCCCGATCCCCTACGCGCCGGACGGCAACCCGCTGATCGGCCCGATGCCCGGCGTGCCGAACGCCTTCGAGGCCTGCGTCTTCACCTTCGGCATCGCCCAGGGTGGCGGCGCCGGCAAGGTGCTGGCCGAATGGGTGACTGGGGGCCAGACCGAATGGGACATGTGGTTCTGCGATCCGCGCCGCTTCACTTCATTCGCCGCCGCGCCGGACTATTGCGTCGCCAAGGGCATGGAGATCTACGGCAACGAATACGCCATCCAGTTTCCGCGCCATGCCTGGCCGGCTGGGCGCGACCGCAAACTGTCGCCGATCCACGATCGCATCAAGGCAATCGGCGCCTGCTTCGACGCCTATAGTGGCTGGGAGCGCGCCACCTGGTACGCACAAGCCGGCGACGACGTCTCGGAAGCCGCGACGCTGACCTTCCGCCGCGACGGGCCCTGGCAGCATCGCGTCCGCGAAGAGTGCCTCGCCGTGCGCGACGCCGCCGGCATTTTGGACCTGCCTGGTTTTTCCCGCTTCAATCTCGACGGTCCGGGTGCTGCCGAATGGTTGAGCCAACAGGTTACCGGGCTGGTGCCGAAACCCGGCCGCATCGGCCTCGTCTATTTTGCCGACGACAAGGGCCGCATCGTCACCGAAATGTCGGTGGCGCGCCACGACGAGAATTTGATGACGCTGATCACCGCCGCCGTGGCGCAGTGGCATGATTTCGAGTGGCTGAAATCGCGCATGCCGAAGGACGCTTCATTCAAGCTGGTCGACCGGACCGAGGAATACGCCACGCAGATCCTCGCCGGTCCCAATGCGCGAAAAATCCTCGCCGATGTCTGCACCGCCGACCTTGCCCTGCCCTGGCTGACGCACCAGGAGACGACAATCGCCGGCCGTTGGGCAAGGCTGGTGCGTGTGTCCTTCGCCGGCGAACTCGGTTGGGAAATCCACACCAAGGTCAACGACGCCGCCGCCGTCTTCGACGCCGTCTGGGCGGCCGGGCAGAAGCATGGCTTGAAGCCGTTCGGCATGTACGCGCTGGATTCGCTGCGGCTCGAAAAGGGCTATCGCGCCTGGAAGGGCGACCTGTCGACCGACTATTCGATCCTGCAGGGCGGGTTGGAGCGTTTCGTCAAATGGGACAAGCCCGACTTCCGCGGCAAGGCGGCTCTGCTCAACGAGAAGCAGCAGGGCGTGAAGAAGCGCTTTGTCACGCTGGTCATCGAAAACCCCGGCGACTGCGACGCGCCCACCATGTCGACGCTGTGGCATGACGGCCGGATCGTCGGCGAGACGACGTCCGGCGGCTGGGGTCATCGCATCGACAAATCGATCGCGCTCGGCATGCTGCGCGCCGACCTCACTGAGCCGGGAACCGCGGTCGAGGTCGAGATCTTCGGCGAGCGCTTCAAGGCGGTCGTGCAGAAGGACGAACCGCTGTGGGATCCGAAGAACGAGAGGTTGCGCGCATGA
- a CDS encoding sarcosine oxidase subunit beta: MAEYSAFSLLKNALTGNKDWKPAWRKPDPKASYDVIVIGGGGHGLSTAYYLAKEHGITNVAVLEKGWLGSGNVGRNTTAVRSNYLLPANTRFYEHSMKLWENLSHDLNYNVMFSQRGCLNLAHTPAQLDDFARRGNAMRHLGVDAELMTTAEIARLVPALDVSATARFPIVGGLMQRRAGTARHDAVAWGYARGADRRGVDIIENCEVTGFLRDGDRISGVSTSRGEIRARKVAVAVAGSTGQVMRLAGIDTMPIESHVLQAFVTESLKPFINTVLTFGMGHFYMSQSDKGGLVYGGDLDGYNSYAQRGSLPVVDEVMSEMLALFPGLARVRMLRSWGGVCDMSMDGSPIITIGPLPGMYLNCGWCYGGFKATPASGWCFAWTIAKDEPHDINAPFTLDRFHRGLVIDDKGQGATPRLH; encoded by the coding sequence ATGGCGGAATATTCGGCCTTCTCGCTTCTCAAAAACGCGCTGACCGGCAACAAGGACTGGAAACCGGCCTGGCGCAAGCCGGACCCGAAGGCGTCCTACGACGTGATCGTCATCGGCGGCGGCGGCCATGGCCTGTCGACCGCCTATTATCTGGCCAAGGAGCACGGCATCACCAATGTCGCGGTGCTGGAAAAGGGCTGGCTCGGCTCCGGCAATGTCGGCCGCAACACGACGGCCGTGCGCTCCAACTATCTGCTGCCGGCCAACACGCGCTTCTACGAACATTCGATGAAGCTGTGGGAGAACCTCTCGCACGACCTCAACTACAACGTCATGTTCTCGCAGCGCGGCTGCCTCAACCTCGCGCACACACCCGCCCAGCTCGACGATTTTGCCCGCCGAGGCAACGCCATGCGCCATCTCGGCGTCGACGCCGAACTGATGACCACGGCCGAGATCGCACGCCTGGTGCCGGCGCTGGACGTCTCCGCCACGGCGCGCTTCCCAATCGTCGGCGGCCTGATGCAGCGGCGCGCCGGCACCGCCCGCCACGATGCCGTCGCCTGGGGCTATGCGCGCGGCGCCGACCGTCGCGGTGTCGACATCATCGAGAATTGCGAGGTCACCGGCTTCCTGCGCGACGGCGACCGCATATCAGGCGTCTCGACGTCGCGCGGAGAGATCCGCGCCAGGAAGGTGGCGGTCGCGGTGGCCGGCAGCACAGGGCAAGTCATGCGGCTCGCCGGCATCGATACGATGCCGATCGAGAGCCATGTGCTGCAGGCCTTCGTGACGGAATCGCTGAAGCCGTTCATCAATACGGTCCTGACTTTCGGCATGGGCCATTTCTACATGTCGCAGTCGGACAAGGGCGGCCTTGTCTATGGCGGCGATCTCGACGGCTACAACAGCTACGCCCAGCGCGGCAGTTTGCCTGTTGTCGATGAGGTGATGAGCGAGATGCTGGCGCTGTTTCCGGGTCTCGCCCGCGTTCGCATGCTACGCTCCTGGGGCGGCGTCTGCGACATGTCGATGGACGGCTCGCCGATCATCACCATCGGCCCGCTTCCGGGCATGTATCTCAACTGCGGCTGGTGCTACGGCGGCTTCAAGGCGACGCCCGCCTCCGGCTGGTGCTTTGCCTGGACCATCGCCAAGGATGAACCGCACGACATCAATGCGCCCTTCACGCTGGATCGCTTCCATCGCGGCCTGGTGATCGACGACAAGGGCCAGGGCGCCACGCCGCGGCTGCATTAG
- a CDS encoding homocysteine S-methyltransferase family protein, translated as MKTVILTDGGMGQELVRRSSSEPTPLWSARVLIDEPDLVRDLHAEFIRAGARVITINTYSATPERLAREGAEELFKPLQKRGIELARQARDQAGDAAIAGCLSPLFGSYAPALTISFQDTLDIYRRIVAEQADGVDLFLCETMASAEEARAAVTAASESGKPVWVSWTLADHGAPRLRSGEAIAAASGALDGLPVAARLINCCRPEAIAAALPELIGLGGPVGAYANGFTSIEALKHGGTVEVLHARHDLDPDAYAGQAVGWVEAGADIVGGCCEVGPPHIAALRDRLEQAGYEFSGVA; from the coding sequence ATGAAGACTGTCATTCTCACCGATGGCGGCATGGGCCAGGAACTGGTGCGCCGCAGCAGCTCCGAACCCACCCCGCTATGGTCGGCCAGGGTGCTGATCGACGAACCGGATCTGGTGCGCGACCTGCATGCGGAGTTCATCCGGGCCGGCGCCCGCGTCATCACCATCAACACCTATTCCGCAACGCCCGAGCGGCTGGCGCGCGAGGGCGCGGAAGAGCTGTTCAAGCCGCTGCAGAAACGCGGCATCGAGCTGGCAAGGCAAGCTCGCGACCAGGCCGGCGACGCGGCGATCGCCGGCTGCCTGTCGCCCCTGTTCGGCAGCTACGCGCCGGCACTGACGATATCCTTTCAGGATACGCTCGACATCTACCGCCGCATCGTTGCCGAGCAGGCTGACGGCGTCGATCTGTTCCTGTGCGAGACCATGGCCTCGGCCGAGGAGGCGCGCGCGGCTGTCACCGCGGCGTCGGAAAGCGGCAAGCCGGTGTGGGTGTCGTGGACGCTCGCCGATCACGGCGCACCACGGCTGCGCAGCGGCGAAGCCATTGCGGCGGCGTCGGGCGCTCTCGACGGCCTGCCGGTCGCAGCTAGACTGATCAATTGCTGCCGGCCCGAAGCGATCGCTGCAGCGCTGCCCGAACTGATCGGTCTCGGCGGCCCGGTCGGCGCCTATGCCAACGGCTTCACCTCGATTGAGGCGCTCAAGCATGGCGGCACAGTGGAAGTGCTGCACGCCCGCCACGACCTCGATCCGGATGCCTATGCCGGCCAGGCGGTCGGCTGGGTCGAGGCCGGCGCCGACATTGTTGGCGGCTGCTGCGAAGTCGGACCGCCCCATATCGCCGCCCTGCGCGACCGGCTCGAACAGGCCGGCTACGAATTTTCGGGGGTAGCATAA
- a CDS encoding nitroreductase encodes MLENRTKITDDAIVDEAITSRRSVRAFLPDMVDDETIRAILAVAARAPSGTNMQPWRVYVTKGEVKQRITDAILNSGIRAEKAEWDEYRYYPDQFFEPYLTRRRANGFGLYSVLGIGRREVDRMRAQHDRNFVFFDAPVGMIFTVDRRLNKGSWIDYGMFLQNIMVAARGRGLHTCPQAAFAPYHKQIRPVLNIPDEEIVVCGMALGHEDTSKPENEFRTDRAPLEEWVTFAK; translated from the coding sequence ATGCTGGAAAACAGGACTAAGATTACAGATGATGCGATCGTAGACGAGGCGATCACGTCGCGCCGTTCGGTGCGGGCCTTTCTGCCCGACATGGTCGACGATGAGACGATCCGCGCCATTCTCGCCGTTGCCGCGCGCGCGCCTTCGGGCACCAACATGCAGCCCTGGCGGGTCTACGTCACCAAGGGCGAGGTCAAGCAGCGGATCACCGATGCCATCCTCAATTCCGGCATCCGCGCCGAAAAGGCCGAGTGGGATGAATATCGCTACTACCCGGACCAGTTCTTCGAACCCTATCTCACCCGGCGGCGGGCGAACGGCTTCGGCCTCTACAGCGTGCTCGGCATCGGTCGGCGTGAGGTCGACAGGATGCGCGCGCAGCACGACCGCAACTTCGTCTTCTTCGACGCGCCGGTCGGCATGATCTTCACCGTCGACCGGCGGCTGAACAAGGGGTCGTGGATCGATTACGGCATGTTCCTGCAGAACATCATGGTGGCGGCACGGGGCAGGGGCCTGCACACCTGCCCGCAGGCCGCCTTTGCACCCTATCACAAGCAGATCAGGCCGGTGCTCAACATTCCCGACGAGGAGATCGTCGTCTGCGGCATGGCGCTCGGCCATGAGGACACGTCCAAGCCCGAAAACGAGTTCCGCACCGACCGCGCGCCGCTGGAAGAGTGGGTGACGTTCGCCAAATGA